One window from the genome of Sebastes umbrosus isolate fSebUmb1 chromosome 12, fSebUmb1.pri, whole genome shotgun sequence encodes:
- the gjc2 gene encoding gap junction protein gamma 2, protein MSWSFLTRLLEEIHNHSTFVGKVWLTVLIIFRIVLTAVGGESIYSDEQTKFTCNTKQPGCDNVCYDAFAPLSHVRFWVFQIIMISTPSIMYMGYAIHKIARTTEEDRRKHHRLRKKPPHSRWRESHHLEDVLEEEEDDDAEPMIYEDALEVQEAKPEPVSKDPRKHDGRRRIMQEGLMRIYVLQLMSRAIFEIAFLAGQYLLYGFQVSPSYVCNRDPCPHRVDCFISRPTEKTIFLLIMYVVSCLCLVLNMCEMLHLGIGTFRDTLRMKRNRGQRTTYGYPFSRNIPASPPGYNLVMKTDKPSRIPNSLVTHEQNMANVAQEQQCTSPDENIPSDLASLHRHLRVAQEQLDMAFQTYQTKNNQQTSRTSSPVSGGTMAEQNRVNTVQEKQGARPKSATEKAATIVKNGKTSVWI, encoded by the coding sequence ATGAGCTGGAGCTTTCTCACTCGTCTCCTGGAAGAGATCCACAACCACTCCACCTTTGTGGGGAAAGTGTGGCTGACTGTGCTCATCATCTTCCGCATTGTGCTCACGGCGGTCGGAGGCGAGTCCATCTACTCGGACGAGCAGACCAAGTTCACCTGCAACACCAAGCAGCCGGGTTGTGACAACGTGTGCTACGATGCCTTCGCCCCACTCTCGCACGTCCGCTTCTGGGTCTTCCAGATCATCATGATCTCCACTCCTTCCATCATGTACATGGGCTACGCCATCCACAAGATAGCCCGAACTACGGAGGAGGATCGCAGGAAGCACCACAGGCTCCGCAAAAAGCCTCCTCACtccagatggagagagagccaCCATCTGGAGGATGTcttagaggaggaggaagatgacgaCGCTGAGCCCATGATCTATGAGGATGCACTGGAGGTGCAGGAGGCTAAACCCGAACCGGTGAGCAAAGACCCGCGAAAACACGATGGCCGTCGAAGAATTATGCAAGAAGGCCTGATGAGAATCTACGTTCTTCAGCTCATGTCACGAGCTATTTTTGAAATCGCTTTCCTTGCGGGACAGTATCTCCTCTACGGTTTTCAAGTCAGTCCTTCATATGTATGCAACAGGGACCCCTGTCCACACAGAGTGGACTGCTTCATCTCCAGGCCCACAGAGAAAACAATCTTCCTCCTCATCATGTACGTGGTAAGCTGCCTTTGTCTCGTGCTAAACATGTGCGAGATGCTTCACTTGGGAATCGGCACTTTTCGGGACACCCTTCGCATGAAGAGGAACCGGGGCCAACGGACGACCTACGGCTACCCGTTTTCTCGGAACATCCCGGCCTCTCCTCCGGGGTACAACCTCGTGATGAAGACGGACAAACCCAGCAGGATCCCCAACAGCCTCGTCACCCACGAGCAGAATATGGCCAACGTGGCCCAGGAGCAGCAGTGCACCAGCCCGGACGAGAACATCCCTTCCGATTTGGCAAGCCTACACCGCCACCTACGGGTTGCCCAGGAACAGCTCGACATGGCCTTTCAAACATATCAAACCAAAAACAACCAGCAAACCTCCAGAACCAGTAGTCCTGTCTCTGGGGGCACGATGGCAGAGCAAAATCGAGTCAACACAGTCCAGGAGAAACAAGGAGCGAGGCCGAAATCAGCCACAGAAAAGGCTGCGACCATTGTAAAAAATGGAAAGACATCTGTCTGGATCTAG